A region of the Bombus pyrosoma isolate SC7728 linkage group LG15, ASM1482585v1, whole genome shotgun sequence genome:
TATTGGAATGTAGGaccgaaaaatataaagtgttATAcaatcatatttctttttctatgttaatactgaataatatattacacttTACACGATCACTTCTCATAAGTGATTATTCGCATAAAACACAATACattgttaaaatttgatttcaacGATATAGGGTTAACGTTAAATCGTACAACGGGGTTCTGACCTTTTAGATTTAAGTTCTGTACcaatacatatttatcattattgtccagcaatttatcatattaatttaatttatcaaaacataataatttcaattatatttgagATTTGATTAACAAaagtattgtaattttaacaatatgtgttttcgaaattttataaatacttaattctttttcgatttaattataaaaaggtCAGacctttttccatctttttcatttacaactttttttatggaatttggaagaggaaaaatttaatcattgGAGAAATTAATGACGCGAGTCTCTTGGATAAAATTCAGCGAGAATGTTAGTAGGAATTCGTTTCAGCATCTCCTTAGGGAAGATACGTAATAATTGCCAACCAATATCCAGTGATTCAAAGACTGTACGATTTTCGTAACTTCCCTGAGAAATGAAGTTCTTCTCGAACTTTGAAAGGAACTCTAAATATAGTAAATCATCTGGTGTTAAAGCTTCTTCACCAACAACAGCTTTCATAGCTTGTACATCTTTTCCAATGGCGTAACATGcatactaaaataaaattatttttaaaaattagtaatatttttatttactaaaaaccatatataaggtataaaaCTTACCAATTGATTAGACACGTCAGAGTGATCTTTTCGCGTCCACCCTTCACCAATAGCGGATTTCATAAGACGAGACAGTGAAGGAAGTACATTAACAGGTGGATAAATTTGTCTATTATGAAGTTGACGATCAACATATATTTGTCCCTCAGTAATATATCCAGTTAAATCAGGAATAGGGTGAGTAATATCATCGTTCGGCATAGTTAAAATTGGAATCTGAGTGATGGAACCATTACGACCTTCTACTCTACCAGCTCGTTCATATATAGTTGCTAAATCGGTATACATGTAACCGGGAAAACCACGTCGTCCCGGAACTTCTTCACGAGCAGCTGATACTTCTCGTAGAGCCTCGGCATAAGAGGACATATCAGTAAGTATGACTAAAACATGTTTTTCGCATTGATAAGCCAAAAATTCAGCTGCAGTCAGAGCCAGACGTGGAGTAATGATTCTTTCAATAGTAGGATCATTAGCCAAATTCAAGAAGAGGCATACATTCTCCATAGAACCATTCTCTTCAAAATCTTGCTTGAAGAAACGAGCAGTTTCCATGTTCACACCCATAGCAGCAAATACAATAGCGAAGTTGTCTTCATGAGAGTCTAAAACTGACTTCCCAGGTAATTTTACAAGACCAGCTTGACGACAAATTTGTGCAGCAATCTGTATAAAGTTCAATTATATCAGTTGTAATAACTTCATACATATAATaactaaatttatataatgtataattatatagtagtataaatttaaatacctCATTGTGTGGTAAACCTGCGGCAGAGAAAATGGGGATCTTCTGTCCACGAGCAATAGAATTCATAACATCAATAGCAGAGATGCCAGTTTGAATCATTTCTTTAGGATAGATACGTGACCATGGATTAATTGGTTGACCTTCAATGTCCAAGAAATCTTCCGCAAGGATAGGAGGGCCTTTGTCAATTGGTTTTCCAGATCCATTAAAGACACGGCCCAGCATATCTTCGGACACAGGGGTCCGAAGAGTGTCACCAGTAAATTCACAATGAGTATTTTTTGCATCAATGCCAGAAGTACCCTCAAATACCTGAACAACAGCTTTAGACCCAGATACTTCCAATACTTGACCAGATCTCATGGATCCATCAGCAAGCTTCaattgaacaatttctgcAAACTTTGGGAATTTGACTTCATCCAATATTACCAATGGCCCATTTACACCTGACACAGTTTTGTACgctgtaaaaataaaaaaagaacttattatttttttaatttagtacatttcacatatatatttcaaatataatgaAGATCTAGTGTTCAGTACGAAAtcttatttaaacaaatatgtatttcgtaTAGAgttgatatatattatacaaaaattttgttgaattattaTGTCTGTGCTTGTATGTATAGTCACATGATACATATCTCGACACGCATAaagaatttgtttcaatttcgaattaatCTACTAAAGTTAAATACATGGtcattcaaaatattcttatgcatctgaatcattttttctcatttattgtaattagaaACCAAACATATTCAGAATCAGCTGACTACTGGCAAATCGATCTGCTGCTACGCCCAGTTTACGTCGAACACTTTGCGTTTtgcgaaattttctatttctggattttggtaaaataaacgtatttaCTTACTAAGCCGTGGctgtgaaataaaatctctTGAAATAGCTAAAACATGTTCCTTAGTGGCTTGACGTTCCCCAATACTTTTCGAATACATTTTGACGAGTGAATCTTCTTGGTATGTTACGTCGGTCAAACAGCAGAAGGTACTGCTGCTACTATTTCGATGAAGAAAGACGGACTAAATATTAAGGGTGGGGATAACTTCAAAAATCCTATATAAGCTAACTAAAATGTTACCaatattttctctaaaattaatcaaatacatCAACACGAgtaaagaacaaattttttattaattatgagGACTTTTAAATGaggaaattttccaattaaatgaattttactttgataaattgatagatataataaatagcaaGTATCTGACAAAGATAGAAGCAATGGCACGTGCGATCACGTGGCTTATACTAAGTAATTcagtgaatatttattaactacaaagcttgtaaaaatatgtgttataaataaatctaccataaaaaaaatattaagcgATATTTGTGAAGAAAGATcgtaaacttttattaaatatatgtacattgttTGGATTATGTACTATTCGCTACATGTTATAGCGGTTTATTCAATTATGAATACTTTAATAGaaatcttaatatttaataattcatctcAGAAAGATTAGTATTaaagagagacagaaagagttttatatacatttttcttattttaattctggatcttttatttatatacttcaatttttcaaatgagtaacattttaacaaatacatttcaataagtattacaaatataaaatccaTAAAACTGGCAGAAAAAAATTGTCGCAAacatgttatttaaaatttcctcatatattttaataaaaaatatagtgtccatttttaattagacaagatgttataaaatttgtgtaTTTCTAGCCTTGACCCAATtcattatgtatacataatggTACTGCTTTTAGTTGCGGACCTGACAGCAATAATTTCGCGCCGAGAAAGTGCGAGTGTGCAGTGAGACACGGTGGCGGCTGGTTCGAGGATATATACGTGAATCTAAAAAGGTTGATTCGTTTAAGCTAATGTTCTAAAAGATTtcttaacattatttttttaagtactcaaattttgtatatcatTGTATAATCGATCTATagaaataagtttttattGTTGTTCCAATCGACACTGTGTACTCGTGCTTCACTGACAGGAAAATACTATACTGAACCATGGCGGCTCTTAAACGAATAGTCAATCTATCTAAAACTCTTAAAACATTGACGACTACGTCTCGTCTGTGCTGTTCCCAAACATCGAAGAAGACCTATTTTACGTACGTGAACGAACCCTCTATGCCAATATTAGACAAGGAACCGTGCTGGCTCAAAACTGCCGATGAAGCGATCGAGAAAGCAGAATTAGATTCTGGTAATTATTATTCCTCGTAATACATTACGTGTACGTTAATACAttggatattttgtttcattatttaattccCTTTTTAAAGCCATActgtttaatgaaaaaattatacttttcgAAAACTAACCTCAAAGTATTGTAAGAGTAAATCCAAATGTCAACGATCTTTTTGACATAATTACTCGCTTATCCTATCTATAGAAAGAAGAACGtatttttcagatttatatatttgtttccgAAGAAGAGTAAATGTCAAAGCAAATTTTCAATACTGATCTTAATCTTATCTTTCtgtttaagtaaataataatttataccaAATTATgtcgaattttattcttatcatCTGAGATCTTTTACATTGCTAGTGATCTTATCAGGTTCGTTTTATCaggttataaatttaaacattatCTCATGTCTAAATAACACATCAACTTTAGTAATTATCTATTACTCTTATGCTCTTATTGGTTGTCATAttcatgtttgtatataaaacatttcttcaaaatattattcttataataGATTATAAGATTTACAACACcaaattatcaataaattaaaatcaactgtcaaatattcttttttaaattcagtCCTTTTTCCAAAAGGTTGTTTATGCTCAAATTATACCGTCTTAATATAAGAAggtaatatatttgttatgttTAAGACTCCcagttaaaattttatatgaatgtTTCATTTACGAACTCTTCAACGAACGCTTCATACCAGCGTTTCAAGGGTCATCTAAACAGATTAATACTGACGTATTTGATAGCTGTCAGATTATATAGggagagaaatagaaagagacaGAGCTCATGTTACACATTCATTACCGATCAGAAATTTCCAACGATTCTATCGATTAATCAATCGATTGTAATTGAACATTTCCAcattgaaacttttattattttatgaaacgtcATCAAAATTACagtatgaaaaatgaaaaacatgaTTTTTATGTTGATGTAcatactacatacatatgtatatgtacatatgtatatgttatacgtagacttctttttttttctttttttttttgtacgtGGGCAAATCCTCATGAACACCCCCCCGCCCGCTCTTCTGGAAAGCGGCGGGGTAGTGTCGGACTTTACCGACTAAAACCCCACGGTGGACCGCCTGACGATCAGCTGGGATGCCCCGGGATCTCTTTCGAATTACTGTCGGAGCACTCCTGCGTCTTCTCCTGTCTGAGGCAGTCGTTCCTTGGTTAGTTCGGGCATTGGGAGAGACCACCCCTCTCAACGCTATCCCCTGGGCCGTCGTGCAAATCTGAGGAGATCCAGATCCTCCTCGGCGTGTCGGCCCCTATGACCACCTAGGGTGGCGCAGGGCCGTCATTCGGTGCGGAAACCTGCAAGAGTGGGATGTTATACGtagactgcgaatatttatgcaattcagatattgtacgaaataaaattgaaatgtaatatacgaaaatatgtTACAGTAATGagatctttattatttaaacattattattataacttaaaattgaataacTTACAAGCATTTTTGCTATATTAGCGGTAGTTAGTCAATAACTTTTATCACTTAAAATTGATTCGACCTATAGTTCGgcataatgataatataaccttattatcattatttatgtAGTTCTAAAGCTGGAATTTCTCTGGAGTTTCTCTGGAATTTTCACTTCAACATAATTTCTTATCCGACATTTCCTGCTATTTACCTTTACAAGAACTTTATACAGCAGTTATAAAAAgcagtataaaaaataatttatctattgtgtttattatagcatttacatACGTTCATGCGactaaaaatttgatattatggaaataaaatgaagaatctGATAAAAAACGCGTCATTGAAAGCAAAGGGTATGTGCAAATATCTTCTTCAACcactgtatatataataccATATACATATCATATGTAGcctgttaatattaatagttaATACGCTTGTTTATAGAGTTACAATTGTCAAGTATAGAACATCATATAAAATGATGACCTCGACACGCATATTCATCAAGCAAATATGCATTTTGATCGGCGAACATTATTAGTTTTGATGAAGCGCGCAATCACGCATagatcaaatttcatttattgtaCTTGCGGatctaattttcatttataaaatcttcatCATCTATAAATTgcgtagaataaaaaattgtattatcaaaatttgaaaaaatacttATCAATATCATTCCTATTAAGATATAGCATTTTCCTATTTATAACCCGGAAGTTATCACATAATcaaaatatacgtacacaATAAGCTCATATGATGttcaatttacataaattacaaCGATAGCAAATTTTTATCAGGATAACTATGAGCATTCGAGTATACATTAAACAAACAATAGCgtatttggtaaaatttagTTAGATACGGAACATATACTTCTCTTTTCTCAAGACGGAAGAATGCTAGAATAAATCATTTACAAACGACTGTCATCTTTGAAATACtacaataaatgttattatttacatCTATAGATATTCACAGTACTATAGAAGcataattatattctatagCGAATAGAACATTGAAATAGAATACGTCGTGTATGcacatttatacatatgtatgtatgttctTAGCAGCGACTGAATTAAAAGTGTTTACTACTCCCAGTCCAAGCAGGCTTTATACAGcctctttatatttttcagatcAACTCGTATTTGTCCAAGGTGCAGCAGCTACACCTACTGAACTGTTAAGGGCGATGACTGAATATGGTGCCCGATGTGACGTGAGAAATGTACGATTGTTTCACATGCATCTTGAGGGTGAGGCATCGTTCGCTAAACCAGAAAATGCAAGTAAGTGATATTGTGATATCTTTCGCGTTAGTCGATCCAATATAGCAAATCGAAACAAAAATCATATTGTTAAGAATATTTGATTACATATTATAGCGCTTTGTATGCAGAACATTTCAGATCCATCAGCTTCTTCATTGGAGGCAACGTGAGACCAGCTGTTCAAACGGGTCATGCCGACTGCATTCCAATTTTCTTGCATGAGATCCCACGAGTATTTAATGAAGGATATATAAAACCAGATATTGCCCTTATCCACGTTACTCCACCTGATCACCATGGATACTGCTCACTTGGTACTAGCGTAGATTGTGTACGATCTGCTGTGAGCAATTCAACACGCATCGTAGGTAAATTTTCGAATCTTCTCAAACTCACTCGACATACTAGAATTGTCCTATgattaattcttcttcttcgttatcTACAGCTTTAGTGAACAAATATATGCCAAGAACATTTGGCGATGCTATAATTCATGTCAGCCATTTGGATTTCGCTGTGGAGCATCACAAACCACTTCCGGTGCATCCCGTGAAGCCGCCGTCGAAAGAGGAACAACAAATCGGTAAATATATCGCCGAAAATTTAGTAGTAGACGGAGCCACATTGCAAATGGGTATCGGAAGCATACCAGACGCGGTTCTGTCGCTTCTGACGAGTCACCAGAATCTTGGAATTCATAGTGAAATGTTTAGCGATGGTGTAGTAGAGTTAGTGAAAAAGGGATGTATAACGAATAATCGCAAAACAATGCACAAAGGTAGAATCGTCGGTTCGTTCTGTGTTGGATCAGAGAAGTTGTACGATTTTATGAACAATAATCCTTTTATAGGtaggtatattttatactgtCTTCTTTTTGTAATGAACATGGACAAACATATCACTTGATggattttatagaaatgttGGTAGTGGATTACGTGAACGATCCAAAAATAATAGCCAAACAACCGAATATGACGGCTATTAATTCATGTATAGAAGTTGATATTACTGGTCAAATTTGCTCTGATAGCATTGGAACTAGGATGTATTCTGGATTCGGAGGACAATTAGATTTCATTATGGGTGCCGCTCTTAGCGAAGACCGTCAAGGAAAGCCTATCATTGCATTACAATCAGTTACCTCGAAGGGTGAAAGTAAAATTCAACCCGTCTTAAAGTCaggtatgtaattattattattaagtattCTTGTTTCGATCAAGACCTCTACTTTTGTTGTTCGTTGTAAGGTGCTGGTGTTGTTACAAACAGAGCAGTTGCACGATACGTGGTCACGGAATATGGAATTGCTAGTTTATTCGGTAAAAGTCTTCAACAACGATCATATGAATTAATTCAAATCGCCCATCCCGATCACAGAGAAGCGTTAGAAAAAGCGGCATTTGCACGTTTAAAAGTGATGCCAGCGCCATAAgcaaattgaaaagaatattcGAAGGATTTCTTTTAATAGCATTTCGTGATAGTTGTTTCTCATAAGTATAAACATTTGTATGCATCGAGGAAAgttatgataaattatatcatgattttttaaatttatgttatctTGTTAAAAGAACAGTAAAATGAACTTAAGAAAAGAAGTATCAAAAATAGAGTTTCAACATCACGTTATAGCGAAttgcattttgaatatttatgtgaAGACTTTCATTTTAGACAAGTCAAAAACATATTCGTTTAGGATATAGGAATAAGAAAGCTTTTACTTTAACCGGGTATTTAACATTAAAAGTACAATCGAAATATGAATGATGATAACCAAgatagtatataataataacgaataatttttacacgaaatttgaaaacgttCCTGTGTAAATTAACGTTATTGTAATTGAAAGTACATAACatttgaaacaataaattaaaaataaaataaatatagaatacatattatttcgttgtaattaTTTCCATCTGTACTGAATAAAGCATAAAACGAAAATGTTTGTCTGAATGtatatcgagaaaattgaaaaatcgaataCCGATAAATCCGACATTCAAATACTAATCGTGGAGATGGTAACGGTTCTAATGTGATTTGACGTAAACTGACATTtaagattaaagaaattctttagATTATGTGTCATCCAAATTTCGACGTAATTGCCGTATATACTCTACTGCATCAACAAGTTTTAGcaaattttaatcgtttatatattttttgacgtctcatatattttcctttatcaaaatgtttggacttaattttcgtcgaaatttGGAGTCAACATTTAGCAAAATTTTACCGACAAAACCCTTTAATATGTGCGGTGTGAGGCATATACGAGAACCCTTACAACCTTTAAAACGATGTCCACGATGGGTTTGCGTAGAAGATGCAGTGAAAATTATCAATTCAggtatttaatattgtatgaTTATCTTTTTCCATACTTAAACaggtttatataaatattattttatgactAGACATACATTAAATTCATGTTATTTCAGAGCATCTTGTTTTTATACAAGGAGGTGCAGCAACGCCTAATGAATTAATACGTGCTATGACTGAACATGgtgtttgtaataatttacgtGGAGTACGATTAATTCATATGGGTCTCGAGGGTGATGCACCATTTGGAAGTCCTGAATTTGAGAGTACAGTATTttataacttaaaatattaGACATAATCGCTACGCTttattatgttcataaaaatataattatctttcaGAACATTTTAGATCTGTAAGCTTTTACATCAGTGCTAATCTTAGAGAGGCTGTTAATGAAGGCAGAGCAGattatattccaatatttcttCACGAAGTACCAAAACTTTTTTACGAGAAGAGAATTATTCCAGATGTTGCATTAATTCAAGTCAGTGTCCCAGATGCTCGTGGTTTTTGTTCTTTAGGTGTAAGCGTGGATTGTACGCGTGCTGCGATTAGTTCAGCCAAAGTTATTATTGGTTAGTAAGCATTTGGCAATAGATAACCGCTACATttgaataacaataaaaatttttttttcttcattcagCTCAAGTTAACGAACATATGCCAAGATCATTTGGGGATACTGCTATTCATTCTAGTCATATTGATTGGGCTGTCAAATATGACTGTCCTTTACCATGCGTAGCTAGTACTCCACCAAATGAGATTGAGCAAGAAATTGGCAAGATAATTGCACAAAGGCTAATAGATGATGGAGCAACCTTACAACTTGGGATTGGTAACATACCTGATGCTATTCTCTGTTCTCTTGGTAATCATAAAGACTTGGGAGTCCACACAGAAATACTTGGTGATACAATGGTAGATTTAGCAGAACGAgggaatatttcaaacaaaatgaaaataaagcatAGAGGACGTACGGTCAGTTCTCTGGCAATTGGTACAAAAAGAGTATACGACTTCTTACATAACAATCCATTTGTAGGTGTGTACACGcgtcatttttttaaattattaatatataaaaatttcttaattctacAAATAACAAAGTATTTATGCGTTTATGTAGAAATGCTTGCAATTAATTACGTAAACGATCCTCGAGTAATATTACAACAACCTAAAATGACAGCTATTAATTCTTGTATAGAAATGGATATTACTGGTCAAATATGTTCAGATAGTTTAGGTTGTAAAATGTACTCTGGATTTGGTGGCCAACTTGATTTTACTCGAGGTGCGGCATTGGGCCAGGATGGTCGAGGAAAAGCCATAATTGCGTTCCCTTCAGTAACAAGTAAAGGAGAAAGTAAAATTCAGCCAGTAATCAAACTTGGTATGAAAACGAATTTTATATCAACCATTTATGAAAAACAATCATTTATTTAGATTAAAAcgaatgtttaatataatagtttGTAAATACAAAAGTCATATCGTCATCATGTAAATACGATCGAAATCTGTTTCATAGGAGGTGGTATCGTGGTAACGAGAGCACATGCACACTACATAGTTACTGAGCATGGTATAGCAAATCTTTTTGGTAAAACGTTACGTCAAAGAGCAAATGCATTGATTCAAATTGCTCATCCTGATCATAGAGAATGTCTCGAAAAAGCTGCATTTGAAAGACTTAAATCTAAtccaacgaaatatttata
Encoded here:
- the LOC122575928 gene encoding V-type proton ATPase subunit B, which encodes MYSKSIGERQATKEHVLAISRDFISQPRLTYKTVSGVNGPLVILDEVKFPKFAEIVQLKLADGSMRSGQVLEVSGSKAVVQVFEGTSGIDAKNTHCEFTGDTLRTPVSEDMLGRVFNGSGKPIDKGPPILAEDFLDIEGQPINPWSRIYPKEMIQTGISAIDVMNSIARGQKIPIFSAAGLPHNEIAAQICRQAGLVKLPGKSVLDSHEDNFAIVFAAMGVNMETARFFKQDFEENGSMENVCLFLNLANDPTIERIITPRLALTAAEFLAYQCEKHVLVILTDMSSYAEALREVSAAREEVPGRRGFPGYMYTDLATIYERAGRVEGRNGSITQIPILTMPNDDITHPIPDLTGYITEGQIYVDRQLHNRQIYPPVNVLPSLSRLMKSAIGEGWTRKDHSDVSNQLYACYAIGKDVQAMKAVVGEEALTPDDLLYLEFLSKFEKNFISQGSYENRTVFESLDIGWQLLRIFPKEMLKRIPTNILAEFYPRDSRH
- the LOC122575929 gene encoding 4-hydroxybutyrate coenzyme A transferase-like, whose protein sequence is MAALKRIVNLSKTLKTLTTTSRLCCSQTSKKTYFTYVNEPSMPILDKEPCWLKTADEAIEKAELDSDQLVFVQGAAATPTELLRAMTEYGARCDVRNVRLFHMHLEGEASFAKPENAKHFRSISFFIGGNVRPAVQTGHADCIPIFLHEIPRVFNEGYIKPDIALIHVTPPDHHGYCSLGTSVDCVRSAVSNSTRIVALVNKYMPRTFGDAIIHVSHLDFAVEHHKPLPVHPVKPPSKEEQQIGKYIAENLVVDGATLQMGIGSIPDAVLSLLTSHQNLGIHSEMFSDGVVELVKKGCITNNRKTMHKGRIVGSFCVGSEKLYDFMNNNPFIEMLVVDYVNDPKIIAKQPNMTAINSCIEVDITGQICSDSIGTRMYSGFGGQLDFIMGAALSEDRQGKPIIALQSVTSKGESKIQPVLKSGAGVVTNRAVARYVVTEYGIASLFGKSLQQRSYELIQIAHPDHREALEKAAFARLKVMPAP
- the LOC122575927 gene encoding 4-hydroxybutyrate coenzyme A transferase-like isoform X2; this encodes MFGLNFRRNLESTFSKILPTKPFNMCGVRHIREPLQPLKRCPRWVCVEDAVKIINSEHLVFIQGGAATPNELIRAMTEHGVCNNLRGVRLIHMGLEGDAPFGSPEFEKHFRSVSFYISANLREAVNEGRADYIPIFLHEVPKLFYEKRIIPDVALIQVSVPDARGFCSLGVSVDCTRAAISSAKVIIAQVNEHMPRSFGDTAIHSSHIDWAVKYDCPLPCVASTPPNEIEQEIGKIIAQRLIDDGATLQLGIGNIPDAILCSLGNHKDLGVHTEILGDTMVDLAERGNISNKMKIKHRGRTVSSLAIGTKRVYDFLHNNPFVEMLAINYVNDPRVILQQPKMTAINSCIEMDITGQICSDSLGCKMYSGFGGQLDFTRGAALGQDGRGKAIIAFPSVTSKGESKIQPVIKLGGGIVVTRAHAHYIVTEHGIANLFGKTLRQRANALIQIAHPDHRECLEKAAFERLKSNPTKYL
- the LOC122575927 gene encoding 4-hydroxybutyrate coenzyme A transferase-like isoform X1, whose translation is MFGLNFRRNLESTFSKILPTKPFNMCGVRHIREPLQPLKRCPRWVCVEDAVKIINSEHLVFIQGGAATPNELIRAMTEHGVCNNLRGVRLIHMGLEGDAPFGSPEFEKHFRSVSFYISANLREAVNEGRADYIPIFLHEVPKLFYEKRIIPDVALIQVSVPDARGFCSLGVSVDCTRAAISSAKVIIAQVNEHMPRSFGDTAIHSSHIDWAVKYDCPLPCVASTPPNEIEQEIGKIIAQRLIDDGATLQLGIGNIPDAILCSLGNHKDLGVHTEILGDTMVDLAERGNISNKMKIKHRGRTVSSLAIGTKRVYDFLHNNPFVGVYTRHFFKLLIYKNFLILQITKYLCVYVEMLAINYVNDPRVILQQPKMTAINSCIEMDITGQICSDSLGCKMYSGFGGQLDFTRGAALGQDGRGKAIIAFPSVTSKGESKIQPVIKLGGGIVVTRAHAHYIVTEHGIANLFGKTLRQRANALIQIAHPDHRECLEKAAFERLKSNPTKYL